A stretch of Pleuronectes platessa chromosome 24, fPlePla1.1, whole genome shotgun sequence DNA encodes these proteins:
- the LOC128431051 gene encoding gamma-crystallin M3-like, with amino-acid sequence MNGKIVFFEERNFQGRSYECVSDCSEISSHLSRCSSCKVESGTFMVYDQPNFTGQQHLLTKGEYPEYQNTLGFNDCIQSCRIVPAHKGPYRMRIYERPNFEGQAHELTHDCDSIQDHYHMSDTQSCNVVDGHWLMFEQPNYEGRMLYLRPGEYRNLREMSGDDMRFNSIRRITES; translated from the exons ATGAATGGAAAG ATCGTCTTCTTCGAGGAGAGAAACTTCCAGGGCCGCTCGTATGAGTGCGTCAGCGACTGCTCGGAGATCTCCTCGCACCTGAGCCGCTGCAGCTCCTGCAAGGTGGAGAGCGGGACGTTCATGGTCTACGATCAGCCCAACTTCACGGGGCAGCAGCACCTCCTGACCAAGGGAGAGTACCCCGAGTATCAGAACACCCTCGGCTTCAATGACTGCATTCAGTCCTGCCGCATTGTCCCTGCG CACAAGGGGCCGTACAGGATGAGGATCTACGAGAGGCCGAACTTCGAGGGCCAAGCGCACGAACTGACCCACGACTGCGACTCCATCCAGGACCACTACCACATGTCGGACACGCAGTCCTGCAACGTGGTGGACGGCCACTGGCTGATGTTCGAGCAGCCCAACTACGAGGGCCGGATGCTCTACCTGAGGCCCGGCGAGTACAGGAACCTCCGGGAGATGAGCGGCGACGACATGAGGTTCAACTCGATCCGACGCATCACCGAGTCCTAA